From the Terriglobales bacterium genome, the window TGGTACTCGAAGTTCAGCTTCACGCCGAAGACCTCGATCGTGTCGCCCTCTTTCAGCTCCTGCTGATGGTCCAAGTCGGCGCCGTTGAGCTTCAGGTGCGCTTTCTTGTCCTGGGACGCCACAAAGTACTTGTTGTCTTGCTTGCGGACGATGGCGGCCACGTCCGGCGGCTGACGGAACATCGAGCCCTTCAGCTTGATGGTGGCCATCGCCGACTTGCCGATGACCGTGAGTTTGCCGCTCAACACGTAGCGCGGCTCGTCCGTCTTGCCTTCGAGCACGGTCAGCATCCCGGTGCGCTCCTTGGCAGGAGGGGGAGGAGGCGGTGGTGGTGGTGGTGGGGTGGGAACTACTGCGGGCATGGTTCCGGAGGCCGTAGGACCAACAGGGGCGGGCGCTGCCGGGGGCGCCGGGGCCGCCGACGCGTCCTCCCTGAGCGCCCTGGCCTGGGCCATCAGCTCCTTGGCTTTCTTGGTGTCCAGCACCACCGTAGCGTCCATCTGCGGCACCGCGGGCATGACCTGCGTGGGTACGCGCTGCTCCGGCTCGTCCTCGTGCCACTCGTCCTTGAAGGTGATGGTGTGCTTGCCGATCAGGATGTTGTCGTCGTCCTTCAGCGTCACCTTGCTCACCTTCTGGTTGTTGACGAAGGTGCCGTTCAGACTGTTGTTGTCCTCGATCACGTAGTGATCCGTCTCCCAGTAGACCTTCGCGTGGTGGCCGGAGACGGCGAGGTTATCCACCTGGATCATGTTGTCGGGCAGACGACCGACGGTCACGATGCCCCCCTGCGTCACCGTGACCTCCTTGAGGACGGCCTGCTCGAACTTCAAATAGAGTTTTGCCATTGCGGACTCCCTTTCCCGGACCATCTCCGATACCAGGGCTGTTCCACCACCCGCACCAGGACGCAGGTGATGTTGTCGTCGCCGCCGTCATCCCGGGCGGCCTGGATCAGCGCGTCGCAGGCCTGCGACAGTGTGGAAGCGCCCTTCACCAGCTTGAGCAGGGCGTTGTCCTTCACGTGTTTGGTGAGTCCGTCGCTGGCCAGCAGCAGGATGTCGCCGGGCTGCGCCACCATGTCGTCCACATCCGGCTCCACCGTCTCTTCCGAGCCCAGCGCGCGGATGATGATGTTCTGCATGTTGGATCGTTCCGCTTCCTCCTGCGTGATCAGGCCGCGGCGCACCTGCTCCATCACCAGCGAGTGGTCGTTGGTGAGCTGCTGGATGCTGTCCTTGCGGATCAGGTAGATGCGGCTGTCGCCCACGTGCGCGATGGAAAGGAAGCTGCCCTTCACCAGGGCCGCCACCACCGTGGAGCCCATGCCGGCGTGGCCGGCGTTCTTGGAGGCCGCCTCGAAGATCGACCGGTTGGCCAGGCGGATGGAGCTGGCCAGCGCGTTGGCGCGCTCCGAAACTCCCTCCACAACCTTGCCCTCCACCGGGTACTTGCCCGTCTCCCCTCCCGCCTTGCGGAAGTACTCCAGGATGATGTCCACCCCCATCTTGCTGGCCACTTCCCCGGCGGCCTGGCCGCCCATCCCGTCGCACACGATGAAAACACCGTAGCGGGTGTCGTAGCCGAAGTTGTCCTCATTGTTGGTGCGCACGCACCCGAGGTCGGTCTTTCCGGCTACCTGGACGCTCAGACTCATGAGTCCAAAAAAGAAGGCCTGCTGGCGTGATTAATCAGGCAGGCTACACCGCTCCTTGGGAGCATTCAAGGGGGAGTTCGTAGGCGGATTCTACCCAGCGGCCGGGCGGATTGGCAAGGACAATCGGCGCGGAACCTCTTGGCTTTCAGTCGGATGGCGCGGCGGCCGCTCCCTCCAGCTCCCTTAACGCTTGCCGGCCACCTCCAGCCGGGTTTGGGCGCGCTCCAAGGCCGTCTGGGCGCGGGGAAAGTCGGTTTCTGGATTTCCGCTGTTCAGGTGCGCCTGGGCGCGCTCCCGGGCGCGTTCGGCGCGGGGCGCGTCAATCTCGTCGGCGCGCTCCGCGATCTGCGCCAGGATGGTGACCTTCTCCGGCAGCACCTCGGCGAACCCCCAGGCCACCGCCAGCCGCTGGGTCTCCGCTCCCAGCCGGTAGCTGATCTCCCCCACCGCCAGCTCCGTGATCAGCGGGGCGTGGCCGGGCAGCACCCCCAGGTAGCCGTTCTTCCCGGGGATCTGCATCTCCTCGGCGCGGTCGTCCACCATCAGCTTCTCCGGGGTGACAATCTCGAGCTGGAAGGTCTCTGCCATGGATCGTTCGTCTCTTACGCCGCCGCCTTGAGCTTCTCGTTGCGTTCCAGGACCTCTTCGATGGGACCCATCATGTAGAAGGCCTGCTCGGGGATGTCGTCGTGCTTGCCTTCGATGATCTCGCGGAATCCCTTCACCGTGTCCGCGATCTTCACGTAGCGTCCCGGCAGCCCGGTGAACTGCTCGCCCACGTGGAAGGGCTGGGAGAGGAACTTCTGGATCTTGCGCGCCCGGGCCACGGTGAGCTTGTCGTCTTCGCTCAACTCATCGATGCCCAGGATGGCGATGATGTCCTGCAGGTCCTTGTAGCGCTGCAGCACCTTCTTCACTCCCTGCGCCACGTCGTAATGGTCCTGGCCCACCACCCGGGGATCGAGGATGCGCGAGGTGGAGGCCAGCGGATCCACCGCGGGATAGATGCCCAGTTCGACGATCTGCCGCGAAAGCACGGTGGTGGCGTCCAGGTGGGCGAACGTCGTAGCCGGCGCCGGGTCGGTGAGGTCGTCGGCGGGGACGTAGATGGCCTGCACCGAGGTCACCGAGCCCTTGGTGGTGGAGGTGATGCGCTCCTGCAGTTCGCCCATCTCCGTGGCCAGGTTGGGCTGGTAGCCCACCGCCGAAGGCATGCGCCCCAGCAGCGTCGAGACCTCCGAGCCCGCCTGCGTGAAGCGGAAGATGTTGTCGATGAACAGCAGCGTGTCCGCGCCCTCCTGGTCGCGGAAGTACTCGGCCACGGTGAGCGCGGTCAGGGCCACGCGCAGGCGCGCCCCGGGCGGTTCCGTCATCTGCCCATAGACCAGCGCCGCCTTAGAATGCTCCGGATCTCCGGGCTTGATGACGCCCGACTCGGTCATTTCCAGCCACAGGTCGTTGCCCTCGCGCGTGCGCTCCCCCACTCCGGCAAAGACGGAGAAGCCGCCGTGCTGCTTGGCCACGTTGTTGATCAGTTCCATGATGATCACGGTCTTGCCCACGCCCGCGCCGCCGAAGAGGCCAGTCTTTCCTCCCTTGAGGAAAGGCTGGATGAGGTCGATGACCTTGATGCCGGTCTCGAACATCTCCGCTGTCGTGGCCTGCTCGTCAAACGCCGGCGCCAGGCGATGGATGGGATGGCGCTCCTTGAACTGGATGGGTCCCAACTGGTCCACGGGCTCGCCGATGACGTTCATCACCCGTCCCAGCGTGCCCCGGCCCACCGGCACCGAGATGGGCCCGCCCTGGGAGATGGCTTTCATGCCGCGCACCATGCCGTCGGTGGGTTCCATGGCTACGCACCGCACCCGGCCTTCGCCCAGGTGCTGCTGCACTTCCAGGATCACGCTGATGGGCATGGGCACGGTGAAGCCCTCGCTGACCACGCGCAGCGCTTCATAGATGGGCGGCATATTGCCCTCGGCGAACTGCACGTCCACCGCGGGTCCGGCGACTTGAATCACTTTTCCGACGTTTTCTGCCATTAAGACCTCGTGTCTTTTATTCCTTACATCCCGAGCGCAGCGAGGGAGCCCTACCGTACCCAAACAGCTGCGTCAGGGTAGGGTTTCCTCGTTTCGGCCTTCGGCCTCCGCTCGGAATGTTTCTTGCAAGCTCATAGCGCCGCTGCTCCGCTCACAATCTCGATGATCTCTTTCGTGATCTTCGCCTGCCGCGCCCGGTTCATGGCCAGGGTCAGATCGTCGATCATGTCGCTGGCGTTGTTGGTGGCCGAATCCATGGCCGTCATGCGCGCGGCGTGCTCCGCCGCCACCGATTCCAGCAGCGCGTGGAAGATGCGCACCCCCACGTATCGCGGCAGCAGGCTGTCGAAGAGTTCGGCCGCCGGCTGCTCGTAGATGTAGTCCACGGGAGCGGTGGCGAAGCGGGCCGCCTTCTCGTCCATGCCCCGGGTATCGGCGGCGCGCACCGAAACGCCCGCGGTCGCCGCCGCCTCCACGTGGCGAAAGCGATCTTCCTCGCTCAACTCCTGGACCTGGCGGATGTCGGCGGTCCCGATCTCCTCGATGGGCAGGATCTCATCCACCACCACCCGCTGCGACACCACCGACTTGAACTCGTTGTACAGCAGATACACGGAGTCCACTTCGCCGCGGCTGTAGCAATCGATCACGTATTCCGCCAGCTCGTGCGCCTGCGCGAACTCCAGCTTCCCCAGCATGCCCACCCGCTCGCCCACGATCTGTATGGCGCCGGCGCGCTGCGGGCTTCCTTCCTCGGCGCCCTCGGCCCGCTGCGCTCGCGTGGGGAAGCGCCGCCGCAGGAAGTCGCGCCCCTTGCGCCCGATGGTCTCCAGATCCACGTTCCGGCCGGCCTGCGAGTCCAGGAAGCGCTGCGCCGCCTTGAGGATGTTGGTGTTGAAGGCGCCCGCCAGCCCTTTGTCCCCGGTCACCACCAGCAGCAGGACGTTGCGCGGAGGGCGCTGCGCCAGCAGCGGATGGCGCGCCACTCCCGTCTCCGGGTCGTAGATCTCGGCGCGCTGCACCAGCGACTTGAGCACCGCAGTGAGCATCTGCGAATAGGGACGCGCCGCCAGCGCGCGCTCCTGCGCTCGCCGCAGCCGTGCCGCCGCCACCATCTT encodes:
- a CDS encoding FHA domain-containing protein yields the protein MAKLYLKFEQAVLKEVTVTQGGIVTVGRLPDNMIQVDNLAVSGHHAKVYWETDHYVIEDNNSLNGTFVNNQKVSKVTLKDDDNILIGKHTITFKDEWHEDEPEQRVPTQVMPAVPQMDATVVLDTKKAKELMAQARALREDASAAPAPPAAPAPVGPTASGTMPAVVPTPPPPPPPPPPPAKERTGMLTVLEGKTDEPRYVLSGKLTVIGKSAMATIKLKGSMFRQPPDVAAIVRKQDNKYFVASQDKKAHLKLNGADLDHQQELKEGDTIEVFGVKLNFEYQD
- a CDS encoding Stp1/IreP family PP2C-type Ser/Thr phosphatase, which translates into the protein MSLSVQVAGKTDLGCVRTNNEDNFGYDTRYGVFIVCDGMGGQAAGEVASKMGVDIILEYFRKAGGETGKYPVEGKVVEGVSERANALASSIRLANRSIFEAASKNAGHAGMGSTVVAALVKGSFLSIAHVGDSRIYLIRKDSIQQLTNDHSLVMEQVRRGLITQEEAERSNMQNIIIRALGSEETVEPDVDDMVAQPGDILLLASDGLTKHVKDNALLKLVKGASTLSQACDALIQAARDDGGDDNITCVLVRVVEQPWYRRWSGKGSPQWQNSI
- a CDS encoding F0F1 ATP synthase subunit epsilon, producing MAETFQLEIVTPEKLMVDDRAEEMQIPGKNGYLGVLPGHAPLITELAVGEISYRLGAETQRLAVAWGFAEVLPEKVTILAQIAERADEIDAPRAERARERAQAHLNSGNPETDFPRAQTALERAQTRLEVAGKR
- the atpD gene encoding F0F1 ATP synthase subunit beta, translated to MAENVGKVIQVAGPAVDVQFAEGNMPPIYEALRVVSEGFTVPMPISVILEVQQHLGEGRVRCVAMEPTDGMVRGMKAISQGGPISVPVGRGTLGRVMNVIGEPVDQLGPIQFKERHPIHRLAPAFDEQATTAEMFETGIKVIDLIQPFLKGGKTGLFGGAGVGKTVIIMELINNVAKQHGGFSVFAGVGERTREGNDLWLEMTESGVIKPGDPEHSKAALVYGQMTEPPGARLRVALTALTVAEYFRDQEGADTLLFIDNIFRFTQAGSEVSTLLGRMPSAVGYQPNLATEMGELQERITSTTKGSVTSVQAIYVPADDLTDPAPATTFAHLDATTVLSRQIVELGIYPAVDPLASTSRILDPRVVGQDHYDVAQGVKKVLQRYKDLQDIIAILGIDELSEDDKLTVARARKIQKFLSQPFHVGEQFTGLPGRYVKIADTVKGFREIIEGKHDDIPEQAFYMMGPIEEVLERNEKLKAAA
- the atpG gene encoding ATP synthase F1 subunit gamma, coding for MANILDIRRRVRSVKNTRQITKAMKMVAAARLRRAQERALAARPYSQMLTAVLKSLVQRAEIYDPETGVARHPLLAQRPPRNVLLLVVTGDKGLAGAFNTNILKAAQRFLDSQAGRNVDLETIGRKGRDFLRRRFPTRAQRAEGAEEGSPQRAGAIQIVGERVGMLGKLEFAQAHELAEYVIDCYSRGEVDSVYLLYNEFKSVVSQRVVVDEILPIEEIGTADIRQVQELSEEDRFRHVEAAATAGVSVRAADTRGMDEKAARFATAPVDYIYEQPAAELFDSLLPRYVGVRIFHALLESVAAEHAARMTAMDSATNNASDMIDDLTLAMNRARQAKITKEIIEIVSGAAAL